A genomic region of Raphanus sativus cultivar WK10039 chromosome 6, ASM80110v3, whole genome shotgun sequence contains the following coding sequences:
- the LOC108810281 gene encoding syntaxin-72, which translates to MTVINIIFRVDEICKKYDKYDVDKQRELGASGDDAFSRLFNSIDTDIESVVHKAELASTESNRAAAVALNAEVRRTKARLAEDVVKLQKLAVKKVKGLTKEERESRCDLVIALADRIQVIPDGHERQSNNEWGGASAPNKNIKFDISEEDMDDGFFQQTEESSQFRQEYEMRKKKQACKKYIHLTFFNLTTRFQINVFLQDEGLDVISEGLDALKNLARDMNEELDKQVPLMDEMETKVDGATSDLKNTNVRLKQQLVKMRSSRNFCIDIILLCVVLGIISYIYNALS; encoded by the exons ATGACGGTCATAAATATTATCTTCAGAGTCGATGAGATATGCAAGAAGTACGACAAGTACGACGTCGACAAGCAGCGTGAGCTCGGCGCTTCCGGAGACGATGCCTTCTCCCGTCTCTTCAACTCCATTGATACCGATATTGAATCGGTTGTACAT AAAGCGGAGTTGGCATCAACAGAGAGCAACAGAGCTGCAGCTGTGGCCTTGAATGCTGAGGTTCGAAGGACAAAAGCTCGTTTAGCTGAAGATGTTGTTAAACTGCAGAAACTCGCCGTTAAAAAG gtCAAAGGGCTCACAAAAGAGGAACGAGAGTCCCGATGTGATCTAGTTATCGCGCTAGCCGATAGGATTCAAGTGATACCTGACGGACATGAAAGACAATCTAATAATGAATGGGGAGGTGCTTCTGCCCCCAACAAGAACATCAAGTTTGATATATCTG AGGAAGACATGGATGACGGGTTTTTCCAGCAAACTGAAGAATCCAGCCAGTTTCGACAAGAATATGAAATGAGAAAAAAGAAGCAGGCATGTAAAAAATACATTCATCtaactttttttaatttgacaacAAGGTTTCAGATTAACGTTTTTCTTCAGGACGAGGGCCTTGATGTTATATCAGAAGGTTTGGACGCACTGAAGAACTTAGCACGTGACATGAACGAG gaACTTGACAAGCAAGTCCCATTGATGGATGAAATGGAAACAAAG GTTGATGGAGCAACTTCGGATTTGAAGAACACCAATGTTCGGCTCAAGCAACAGCTTGTAAAg ATGAGATCGAGCCGCAACTTCTGCATCGACATTATTCTTCTCTGTGTGGTCCTTGGAATCATCTCTTACATCTATAA TGCCCTGAGCTAA
- the LOC108805739 gene encoding zinc finger protein BALDIBIS isoform X1, with translation MMIPDDHHHLSFPSYVLHQEPITANPSPNPNPTTSNSNKRKRNLPGNPDPDAEVIALSPNSLMTTNRFICEICNKGFKRDQNLQLHRRGHNLPWKLKQRTDKEQVKKKVYVCPEKTCVHHDPSRALGDLTGIKKHFSRKHGEKKWKCEKCSKKYAVMSDWKAHSKICGTREYRCDCGTLFSRKDSFITHRAFCDALAEESARFASVPPAAAACLNNASDAEVNLGNIKPNHQQRLPDRTSSQHDQHGFNINHNNINGFTRQSSTNQLPLAANVFASSSSSPSPHSASALLQNLWELQGRQSYPQWLLNENNNNIIHSGMPNNQEDHDTKEGIFSNGSNLFSSEARTNYNQNGGQEMGSMSATALLQRATQMGSKRSSSSSNNGMAFGLMTSSIFNNKEMENNIKTKEVDERGFTRDFLGVASQNRPRPILMVNHNLPTTNDGTPTTDMNHKT, from the exons ATGATGATACCAGATGATCATCATCACCTCTCATTCCCCAGCTACGTCCTTCACCAAGAACCCATCACCGCGAATCCTAGCCCTAACCCTAATCCTACCAcctcaaactcaaacaaaaggaaaagaaatctcCCGGGTAATCCAG atccaGATGCAGAAGTCATCGCTCTATCGCCAAACTCGCTCATGACGACGAACAGATTCATATGCGAGATCTGCAACAAAGGATTTAAGAGAGACCAAAACCTTCAGCTTCACCGGAGAGGCCATAACCTTCCATGGAAGCTAAAGCAAAGGACTGACAAGGAGCAAGTGAAGAAGAAAGTCTACGTTTGTCCGGAGAAGACCTGTGTACACCACGACCCTTCTCGAGCCCTCGGGGACTTAACTGGGATCAAAAAGCATTTCAGCAGGAAACATGGAGAGAAGAAGTGGAAATGCGAGAAATGTTCCAAAAAATATGCTGTCATGTCAGATTGGAAAGCTCATAGCAAGATTTGTGGTACCAGAGAGTACAGATGTGACTGCGGTACCCTCTTTTCCAG AAAAGATAGTTTTATCACGCATAGAGCATTTTGTGACGCTTTAGCCGAAGAAAGTGCTAGATTCGCCTCAGTTCCACCAGCCGCAGCTGCATGTTTGAACAATGCCTCGGATGCGGAAGTCAATCTTGGAAACATCAAACCAAATCATCAGCAACGACTACCTGATCGTACATCTTCTCAACACGATCAACACGGTTTCAATATCAATCACAACAACATTAATGGCTTCACGAGACAATCCTCCACCAACCAGCTTCCTTTAGCAGCCAACGTTTtcgcatcatcatcatcatcgccaTCACCTCATAGTGCATCTGCTTTGCTTCAAAATCTATGGGAATTACAAGGACGACAATCATATCCGCAGTGGCTACTCAacgaaaacaacaacaacattatACATAGTGGAATGCCCAATAATCAAGAAGATCATGACACTAAGGAGGGAATATTTAGTAATGGTTCTAATTTGTTTTCTTCGGAAGCACGCACCAATTACAACCAAAACGGTGGACAGGAAATGGGATCGATGTCAGCCACGGCATTGCTACAGAGGGCGACTCAAATGGGATCAAAGAGATCATCATCAAGCTCCAACAATGGCATGGCTTTTGGTCTAATGACTTCATCCATCTTCAACAACAAAGAAATGGAGAATAATATCAAAACTAAGGAAGTCGATGAAAGAGGCTTCACAAGAGACTTTCTTGGTGTGGCAAGTCAAAACCGTCCTCGGCCAATATTGATGGTCAACCATAATCTTCCAACCACAAACGACGGCACACCAACCACCGACATGAATCATA AAACATAA
- the LOC108805739 gene encoding zinc finger protein BALDIBIS isoform X2, whose amino-acid sequence MMIPDDHHHLSFPSYVLHQEPITANPSPNPNPTTSNSNKRKRNLPDPDAEVIALSPNSLMTTNRFICEICNKGFKRDQNLQLHRRGHNLPWKLKQRTDKEQVKKKVYVCPEKTCVHHDPSRALGDLTGIKKHFSRKHGEKKWKCEKCSKKYAVMSDWKAHSKICGTREYRCDCGTLFSRKDSFITHRAFCDALAEESARFASVPPAAAACLNNASDAEVNLGNIKPNHQQRLPDRTSSQHDQHGFNINHNNINGFTRQSSTNQLPLAANVFASSSSSPSPHSASALLQNLWELQGRQSYPQWLLNENNNNIIHSGMPNNQEDHDTKEGIFSNGSNLFSSEARTNYNQNGGQEMGSMSATALLQRATQMGSKRSSSSSNNGMAFGLMTSSIFNNKEMENNIKTKEVDERGFTRDFLGVASQNRPRPILMVNHNLPTTNDGTPTTDMNHKT is encoded by the exons ATGATGATACCAGATGATCATCATCACCTCTCATTCCCCAGCTACGTCCTTCACCAAGAACCCATCACCGCGAATCCTAGCCCTAACCCTAATCCTACCAcctcaaactcaaacaaaaggaaaagaaatctcCCGG atccaGATGCAGAAGTCATCGCTCTATCGCCAAACTCGCTCATGACGACGAACAGATTCATATGCGAGATCTGCAACAAAGGATTTAAGAGAGACCAAAACCTTCAGCTTCACCGGAGAGGCCATAACCTTCCATGGAAGCTAAAGCAAAGGACTGACAAGGAGCAAGTGAAGAAGAAAGTCTACGTTTGTCCGGAGAAGACCTGTGTACACCACGACCCTTCTCGAGCCCTCGGGGACTTAACTGGGATCAAAAAGCATTTCAGCAGGAAACATGGAGAGAAGAAGTGGAAATGCGAGAAATGTTCCAAAAAATATGCTGTCATGTCAGATTGGAAAGCTCATAGCAAGATTTGTGGTACCAGAGAGTACAGATGTGACTGCGGTACCCTCTTTTCCAG AAAAGATAGTTTTATCACGCATAGAGCATTTTGTGACGCTTTAGCCGAAGAAAGTGCTAGATTCGCCTCAGTTCCACCAGCCGCAGCTGCATGTTTGAACAATGCCTCGGATGCGGAAGTCAATCTTGGAAACATCAAACCAAATCATCAGCAACGACTACCTGATCGTACATCTTCTCAACACGATCAACACGGTTTCAATATCAATCACAACAACATTAATGGCTTCACGAGACAATCCTCCACCAACCAGCTTCCTTTAGCAGCCAACGTTTtcgcatcatcatcatcatcgccaTCACCTCATAGTGCATCTGCTTTGCTTCAAAATCTATGGGAATTACAAGGACGACAATCATATCCGCAGTGGCTACTCAacgaaaacaacaacaacattatACATAGTGGAATGCCCAATAATCAAGAAGATCATGACACTAAGGAGGGAATATTTAGTAATGGTTCTAATTTGTTTTCTTCGGAAGCACGCACCAATTACAACCAAAACGGTGGACAGGAAATGGGATCGATGTCAGCCACGGCATTGCTACAGAGGGCGACTCAAATGGGATCAAAGAGATCATCATCAAGCTCCAACAATGGCATGGCTTTTGGTCTAATGACTTCATCCATCTTCAACAACAAAGAAATGGAGAATAATATCAAAACTAAGGAAGTCGATGAAAGAGGCTTCACAAGAGACTTTCTTGGTGTGGCAAGTCAAAACCGTCCTCGGCCAATATTGATGGTCAACCATAATCTTCCAACCACAAACGACGGCACACCAACCACCGACATGAATCATA AAACATAA
- the LOC108808507 gene encoding uncharacterized protein LOC108808507 yields MQRTWATVMFALTMIIVSVSIQTEAYEQRSDLARTPSSALEHQSENELIPKPIPCMSDVTKVPDCIKAVMHFRFIEVTKECCTTVLNFPEDCFGVEFPSKFIYRFLLRVFCKIVGHI; encoded by the coding sequence ATGCAAAGAACGTGGGCGACGGTCATGTTTGCTTTGACAATGATCATAGTATCAGTATCTATACAAACAGAGGCATATGAGCAAAGAAGTGATCTTGCACGTACTCCATCATCGGCACTGGAACATCAATCAGAGAATGAATTGATTCCTAAGCCTATACCTTGTATGTCCGACGTAACAAAAGTTCCCGATTGTATTAAAGCAGTGATGCACTTCAGATTCATTGAAGTCACAAAGGAGTGTTGCACCACCGTACTTAATTTTCCTGAAGATTGTTTTGGGGTTGAGTTTCCTAGTAAATTCATCTATCGTTTTCTCCTTAGGGTTTTCTGCAAAATAGTTGGTCATATTTGA